The Vigna unguiculata cultivar IT97K-499-35 chromosome 1, ASM411807v1, whole genome shotgun sequence nucleotide sequence GTCCAAGCCAACTCTtccataataaaattgaaactgATTATAAAATCACGTGCCGGATTTTTATTGAACCAGTACACCATAATAAATTCAAACTGATACAGTGTTATATAAAACGGACAAAGATAAGAACTCAAACACGTTTTTAAGGTGTGCCTAATTCAACTTATTTACcagaaaattaacatttttgttcagtcttttgaaaacaaaaaaacaattattcatCAGAGAAAATAAATGCAAACCACCGGAATTATGTCAATGTGAAAAGGAAGCTGTTTGCGCCTACTTAGATTTCCTCAatcatgtgaaaagaaaagaaaagtaagataGTTACCAAAATGACAATGCAAGATGGCATAAAATTAAAGCACAAACAATGCAATCTTCTACCTCGAACTAGAAACCAGCAATTATGCCACATTGCAATTGTGTAATCAATtttgcaaaaacaaaaaaaaaaatcacaaaaattaagCTATTAATTGGATTAAATAAAGTAACCAAGTTTCCCATCCCAatattcattacaattaagatTGAAACTAAAAGACcattaaataatatgaaataactACGTCTCAAGTCACCCATAATTCATTGGTCCCATAAAAATGGCTTCAAATTCTGTTTCACGACGAAAATTAGTCACCAGCAAGccgaaaaaattaatttatttttgtaaatataagcTAAATATAAGATTACCTTTtaagaagttaaaaaaaaaaaaaaaaaaaaaaaaaaaccatttttttcttatcaagaTGAATCATGCTCCACCGTATCCCAGAGCTGAGATGAAGCATAACTATGCACtcattctaataaaaataattcccTTTTAAAATTCGTAGCAAATAGTGAATAACTATCACTTGAGTTATTGGAAACTCCATAGTGTTCAATGTACCCTGTTTATATAATGTGTTTgaatacacatttttttgtttatttcgtAGAATTTAGAAGGTAAATTAGAAACCTGAGGAGACTGATAGTTGGGATCAAAAGTCCAGAGAAGATCTCCAGCTTCGACTCCGTAACCGTTATCGTTAGTTTTGGCGGCGTCGAATTCGGATTGGGAATCAGGCATCCCGAGCAAGGACGTGAACGGCGTCTGCTGCAGCAACATCTCGTCGACAACGTCGTTTGCAGGCTCCAACCTGAATTCCTGAGTCTCGGCAGGCGCAAAGTCGTTCTCGTTCCTGGTGCGCGCGACTTCGAGGACCTGCTGGTAGACCTCGTCACGGCAGTTGGCGTGGCGCAGGCGGAGATCGAGGCCGAGGGCGGAGGCAATCTCAGGGAGGGAGGGGCAGCCAGAGAGGCCAAGGAGGCGGTGGCGGTGGTGGAGGGAGGCCGGGGCGTGGGCGTGAGCGTCGAGGTCGCAGGCGTGGCAGAGGATGAGATTGTGGGCGGAGCAGCGGACGGTGGCGGTGTCGGTGTTGCAGGTGTCGCAAATCTGGAAGCGCACGTGCTTGAGGGAGAGAGCGTTAGCGGCGTGCACGTGGTGGTCGCAGAGGAGACAGAGTTTGGCGGAGTCGGGTCGGCAGAAGAGTAAGGCGGGTTTGGTGTGACAGTAATCGCAGAGCAACATGGTTGGTTAGTGAGAGAGATaggttgtgttgtgttgtgttagCGATGGGAGAAGCACATGATAAGCATGGGGAAGGTGGAGACGCAATCTGAAGTGAGGGATGGTGGGGACAGGAAGGAGGTGGAATGGAAAGATATTTGGTCACTTTTTCGGCCTAGTCTGTGTTATGTGATGTGTGagtgagagtgagagtgagtgagTGTGTTTCATGCATGTGCGTGCTCCACCTCTTTTTGCACCTCCTTTCCTCTGCAAACTTCCCCCCCTTTCCATGCGCTTTTCTTTCCGATAAACTTCCCTCGGACCGGCCGTTGCTCTTCTTCCGGACTGGGCCGGCCCAATCCACTTCATTTCCTTCgcttcaaatatatatatatatatatatatatatatatatatatatatatatatatatttttcaagtaTATCGATATTTTAGTTTGTATGGTATTTtctgtaaatttattaaatgttttataacGAAAAGTTGTTAGACAAAGAGATTTGttcataactattttatttatacgtatttataaataaactacAATTTTTAAGGGTGATTAAAACATCTATATTTTCAAATCCAATTTATAACTACCcaaatttatatcattttgagtccatttaaatagattattCTCCAATACAAACCCTTATTACTggattttaagttaaatttctTTCCTTGGATTTAGATCAGACCCATGGATACTTTTACATTTTGAGAAtccataataaaatatgttcaaGTCAATTTAAGCCTACATCCAATGGCGGAGCAATGCAGGAGCGGCCGGGAACCACCGCCCCCAACTTTTTCagcttttttaaaattagatgtatttaaaaaatttgaaattatgtttagttttaattttttttaaattatttgtaccGATTTAAATTAGATAGttgtatattaataaaattaaattaactatttttttatttcttttataataaatagtacaatataaaattaaatttataaaaaaaaaattgttaaaataatttttttttattgtatttttagtttttcaggTATTGTACTCATCTTTCATCTTTACCTTATCTCTTTTGTTcctgaaaattaaaattaaacagaaacttattatttttgttctcatttttttcattttttcatatcttctcttatgcttttaaaagaagaaaaaagtaatgTTCTCTTGTCTCATTTGGTAATGAaatacttatttaatatttaaccatgttttttttatcgcattacctttttatatattatttttttatgaatatagtagagcaagtaatgtattatgtgatctTTTATAGAgggtttttaattgtgacttgattatcataattttttttagtaattatatctctcaatttttcattaaattatgataaattattttttagtcttaaacttgtttGGTAGAtaagtatattgataaaaaaacaaaacaataaattcattttttgaaattgatgaaaaagaaggaaagatgaaaacaagacgATAAGGTTGCCCATCGCATAAACATAACGATGATGAAGTGAAAGCTTGTGATAACTTTGGAATCAATATGTACACATtagtaaaatagaaaatgaatattttggttatttacattgaaaaaaaaatatctgaaaaatttaattatgattcaattatttgataagtttaagaatatgaaaaaatgaatgacaatcatttatatatgtgtaatttattgtatagttatagttatactaaattatgtatcaattttcattgaattagtGACAAAAATGTTAAGTGTATTATTTTGGATTCCCCAAAAATTTTGGTCAAGATCTGCCACTCCGACATTGACCCAAGTATATCAAAGTTAGAGAGAAAGTTGAGTTGGATCGATTCAAGTTGAACTAAGTCAGTTCAAGTCTATGTTGAAACAAGTTGAACTAGATTAATCTGAGTCGAGCAAGACCAAGGTTGAATTGGGTCTACTCAAGTTGAAAGTGCAGCTTAATCGAGCTTGGGTCGAATGTCCACATAAATCAACTTTGGTTTAAGTTCAACTAAGTTAATTCGAGCCTTTGTCCAATAAATCTACTAGCCAATTCTATTAGGTCTATCtcactataactgatttaattgACAAAGTagatttaattcaatttaattggATAGAacaaatccaaatctaattgatctaattaaaagaaatttagaatataaatcctatctattttattatgtttagaTTGAATTTTGACTAGATGTTAAAAAATCTAATGCATAATCACTCTTAGTAATCTTATAACTAAAACTATAGTATGAATTTGttatcataattatatatatatatatatatatatataaatatatatatatatatatatatatatatatatatatatattatacatcaacagtaaaataatgtttaaaagaataacatatatgtatatttatgaATTACTTATTTGTTAACTTACTTTAAACATTTGTATTTAAGTATAAATACAATAACAAACTTACTTCATGTGATACAATTACATGTGCATGAGTATTGTTCACGTCGATGGAAAGTAAGGTGTAGAACATGTTTGGTTCAACTGATTTGCATGGAATTGAAGTGTTGATTTGCAAGTGAATTCCAAATTTTAACACTCTTTCAACTAAAAAGATATGCAAGGAAAGTCACCTCATCACATCAAATTTATGTGATTCTCCATgttatttaatctattaaaatatattataataattaaatatatataattaatatttattttttaataataataaaattattattataattattattattattatataatcatagtattattattataataattattatattattattaatgagaaaaaaattcaaataaatgtggttttttcatctattatatatagtttttttaaaattaattaattatataaaatgaaataaatttaaataaaattagagattttttttgttaaactaaataatgtatattttaaattatttcgggttataaatgatattatcaataaattatattttttaattttaaataacaattttaatgtcatttttcCAATTTACAATGAAGGGTAAAATGGTaatcatacaatttaatttattaaaaataaaaatttattaaattttaccaTTCACATCATACACAAACTTTTCACTCATGTCTATTCAAATCATATTATCTTTCCCTTAATCTAAATAACCTCATCTTTACCTACAAATCAACTTAAATCAACGCAAATTCACTTCTCCAAATCCACACCTCAATCCAAACACAGTTTAAAAGTATTAGTTTATatcaaatatgaataatatttaattatgcaaACTGCACCTGTTTCACAAAACCTATGATACGAGTTAGCCTGAcgaattgtaatttattttctcgggtcttaatTTCCAACATTTTAAGCATCTCAACCAAGTTCAATAAAGCAACAACCTGATGAATTGGATCTCAAGCTACCCACATCCCATTTGAACTATACTTACCTAGATGAAGCATAGAAGCTACTAATAATAATCTCTAGTGATATTCTAtcgtataaaaaaaatgttgttgtaGGTGTTGAAAAAGCGTAAGAAGGCACTTGGTTGGTCTTTGGATGACATCACTAGGATCAGCCCAACAGTATGTATGCATCGGATATTGTTGGAGGATAATTTTTTACCTCTGAGACAACCACAACGAAGGATGAATCCTACCATCCTAGATGTGGATAAAAAGGAGGTGACAAAGCTACTGAAGGTTAGCATCATATATCCCATCTCATACAACACTTAGGTATCTCTTGTCAAGGTGTTCCCAATAAGAGTGGGGCAACTATTGTGCGAAATGAAGATAAAGAGTTGATTGCTACTCGACTGCCATATAAATTGAGAGTTCGTACGGATTATCGGAGCCTTAACCAGGTTACTCAAAATAGGATCACTTTCTCCTCCATTCATTGATCAAATAGTTCAGAGATTGGCAGGCAATCACACTATTGTTTCTTAGATGGCTAATTGAGATATATGCAAATCTACATTGCACTTAAGGATCAACACAAGACCATTTTCACTTTCTCCTTCGGTACTTTTGCTTATAGGAGGATGTCATTGTTAACtttttggcaagtgtaccaaatcgTTGCAAGTAGTAAAATGGTAGTCCAAGTGTCGTTTTCCCAAGGGATTTGTGTTTGTTAATCTACTCGTGATTGTTTACTAGTTTTAGCAAttatgaaaaacatttttaattcaatgtaaaataaagcatgcaaaatttataaaaatgaagatGTGAATCGGTAAAGAGCATCATTAGGATTGGATTTCATGAATCAACTTAATGTAACGCTACACAATATATACATCCCTTCGTACTCACATTCATGTTAAAAGCATACTTACTCTAATCCCTTAGAAGCAAGTTCTAAATCATATGTTAAAACTCTAATTCCTTAGCCATTTTAGCATACAATTTGCATTAAGATCACAATTCTAGAATGACCAAGAGTTAATGTCTATTCCTAGATCATAACTCTTGAGATGTTCTATCCATGTCTAGTTCCAAATTCATTTTCCAATGATTGAGTAACAACAAATAACATGATATTCCTATCATACACATTAAATATCAAGATAGAACAATTGAATACGAAGGAAATTATATTGCATAGGAAAAGTCACATAGTGTCTGAATTCATTACATCCAATCCTAATGAAAATAGAGACTAGCTACTCCTAATCATCTATAACATACGGATTTGATGAATTCGCACAAGTAGATGGAAGAATTCGCTGTAATTTCGTCCACAAGATGCCCTTGACCGAAGCTTTCGAGTTTTTCTGCGTTTCCACCACAAAAAGAACTGACTTCTTTCCTTTGATTCTCGAAACTTAACCAACCAAAACGGTCTGCTTGTTGGGCGAGCCCTATCTCTCGCTGGGCGAGAGATCACTAAACTGCCATAGAACTGCTGTGTCTCGCTAGGCGAGACACTTCTCGCTGGGCGAGACACTTCTCGCTGGACGAGTGGGGGGGCTCTGGCTGGGCGAGATGGTCCTGGCAGACAGCTTAGTAGTCTTCCATTTTCCTATACATTTACCTATACAATaatctaagaaaataaaaatacttctaactaaacaaaacacaaaatactAATAAACTAACTAAGAAATAAACACCAAACACATGAAATAAAGACAAATAAGAGAGGTTAATAAGCTTAAATACCAAGTATTTATCAAGCTTATCAACTATTCAGACTGTGTAATACACCAACCACTTTAccttttatttaacaattgcatccataattttattttattatatttactcCCAATTTCTCCAATTCACTCAGATACACATCacttggtttttttttattaagttctaatcaattttcaatttaattgacgattatatttatttcaacatttcaatttaattaatagtggatttacattttatttttttattagattgtggtttaaattcaattgaacattttaaaacttagttttttcattcattttggTTACTTCATTCAATTTCTAGATATTGTTCTAATTTGATGTCTTCTTGTTTTGcattaagttttattaatttgttaaattttgatcAATATTTTGTGCAACCAAAATGTTGTCATCAGTTTATAATcttcttaattaaataattattcactaAATTTCCTATCTTCATAAAAAACCCCAAAACtcatgttttctatttttcaaatcCTCGCTCTTGCCTAATTAGACTCCTGCTAGCCCGCGAGTGCTCTTTACAACTCCCTCTCCCAATGAGACTTTATTTTAGCCCATCGAGTGCTTTCTACAACATTTTTTCCTAGCAAATCTACATTGTATCATTGCATTGGATTttcaaaaccttttttttttctcaacaagAGTTACACTTGCCCAACAAATAGGAATGCAAAGTCACTCAAAAGCATTATTTGCAcccaacaaaagaaaaaaatagttacactCATTGAGATTCAAACTCGACACCTCTCACTTACCAAACGAGTGCTCTATTTGAATGAACTACAACTTCATTTGTTCATTTTactaattgttataatttacCCTAGTCGAAGGATGAGTCGAGTCCATCTGAGTTGAAGATTGAGTTGTGTCCTCTTAGGTTAGAGGTTGAGCTGAGTCATTTCGGAGTTAGAGGTTCAGCTAAGTCAGCACAAGGATAGCAGTTAGGATGAATCAACTTGGGTTAGAGGTTGAGATGAGTCGACCTGACAAGAGGTGTGTTAGCTCGGGTTAAAAGTCGAGACAAGTCGGGTCAAGATGATATTTGAGACAAGTCGGCCCAAGTTGAAGTGTTGAGTTGTGTCATATTGGGCCTAGGGTCGAACTGATTCATTTTGAGCCCAAGTCAAGTTGAGTCGCACAAGCAAAGCTTGAATCAAGTCAGTTTGGGTCTAGGTTGACTCAAGTTAGTTCTGACCGATGTTGAGGTGAGACGATCCAAACACAAGTCGAGTTAAGTGAACTAGAACCAAGTTGAATCAATTTGGTAATGTCCATATCTAATAGATATAATAGTTAGGTATGTTAAATCAATCTCATTGGATTTAATCCAATTGACAAAGTGGATTCATTCTAGATTTAATCTATTTAACTTGGATTCAAaagttctaaattttatttattaattaaaatggaTGTAAGCTGTatgtcgcaaccggaatcgcgacgggaaggcgaatcgaaaaagaaaacgggtttttttaaaaagattgggagtcgccaccacaattatttttggaaaactatggaaaaccataaaaataaagcacgtctgcgaaaaaccagatttttggatccgggagtcggttacgcgtagggaaggtgttagcaccctacagcgcTCGCCTGAAggtggtacctttaattaaaagtgcaaagttgatgtggttttcgaAATATtgattttccccaaaaataatgagacaactaatattgaaaagaaacaaatttttttttttatttttgggccGACAAGGATTAACTTTGGTCCTAcgtattttcattaaaaatgagaaatcagggttacgtaattctttaaaagatatttgaaaaaaaaacaattgaaaaaaaaagatttgatttttttggaagtgaacctgacaaagactgaccttgctcctacgtatctcatggtggagaatcaaggatcacgtagttctattCAAGGACTCTTTGTTTGAAAATGGTGatgttcttttttatattttgaaaattttatatttttttgtattttttgaattacttgaaaatatgtgtcacacgacgcgggcggtcggacaaacactaaaagggaaagaaaactatttttggtatttttaaaaaatgagtgtcacacggtgcaaGCGatcggacagacacaataaagtgaaagagaatatttttcattttttagatttttttctatatttttttttttgtaatttttaataaatatttggttttctaggaataaaaaataaataaaataaaataaacgaaaataaataaataataaataaacaaaataaaaataaataaataaaaagaaacaatttaattaagaagggtgaaagtggaaaacaaaaatatgggAGTACATGAATAGTTAGTGGGAGTGCACAAAATAGATACAACGGGCCCAAAGACAATAGACAAAGATATGGGGTGCAGGATTATCACGTATGGGAGGTGTACGAAGTAACAGGTGGGGTGCGTGCAGTAAACAAAGAGGTGTACTAAGGAAACACaaaatggaggtgcaggaatTAAAAAATGGGGGTGTACacgaagaaaagaaaggagGGTGTGGTTGAGGTAAAAGAGGGAGTGCGTGTGGTAATTCAAAGCCTGCAAcccctctttttctttttttagaaaaCCCTAACAAAGCTAAGGCTTCCAGCCTCTTCTTCTCGACACCACCACAACTCCAACCTCTAGGACCGCGCCTGCACCGCCTGACTCACCGGTGACAACGCCGACCACCGTCGCAAGCCCCGCCGGCGACGACGTCGTTATTCGATTCGCCTCGCGTGAGGCACCCCTGCACCAACGGCACCTCTAGAGCTCGCCGCCGCCCACCTCCAGACGGCCGGTTTTGTCGCCGCTGCCATGCTCTTGACCGAGATCGCCACCGGCGCAGACAGAAACCCCGCaaattcttttcttcattttctttttgcgCGAGACAGATGCTCAAGCTTTGCTTTCTCTTCTCAGGCGTGGCTCCAACGACTTCCGCTTCGTTCCTAGACCACCGCGGCCAAGGCCGCCATCGTAGCGTCGCCGTCGTGAACTGGAACACCATTGGAGATTCTAGTTCAGCTCTCTCCTTCCTCACATTAACGTGGTTGAACCCTAGCACTAGTTCGCGCACTACTCGTATTAAAGCGACGAAACTCCGACTCGCCGGTGGCAACGCCGCCGGCGATGATTTTATCTCACTCACTGTTCTCTGTTTCCGATTGGATGCGTGTGATTGAGAAAGAGACTTGAGTATGGCATTGTTcgatatttaacaaaaaatgaagaatgGTGGTGAAGTGCGTCTGCTGGATTTTTATTGCAGGTTGAAGGTGATGGAAGAATGAAGGAGAAAATATTGGTCCAGAATTTGTGATTAAAGATGAAGGCCGAGATGGGTTTTGGCTTACTCATGTGCGGGTTGCGTGTTGATGGAAGTGAATATGGTGAAAGGGTAAACGGGGATAGATTTTTGATGGGGATGGATAATAGAAGTATTCATGAACAAGCTGGGAATGAGGGCGAAAAAGAAGATGGTTACGGTGGTTATGAGTGTATGAAACGCGAAGGAACTGGGGTCTCATATATGATGAAAACGTGAATGggtcttctttttgttttgttggttgCAGGCGAGGATGAATTTGGGGTTAGGTGATGGGTTGTGGTaggagatgaagatgaaggtACCAGCAAAGATGTGATTTTGTAAAGCATAACTGTTTATGTTGTTCTGTGTGTTTGGGTTCTGGTTTGGTTTGGCAGCTTCTTGCAGGTAGAAGGTGATGAGGGAAAGATGATGATGGTGGCGAGAGAGATTGAGATTGAGGGTGAGGTTATTTTCCAGCACTTACTCGGACATCTGTAACATCCAAACAAGAACATATCTTAACAATggcagataaaaaaaataaatattgggCTCTGTTTTTTACTGTACCCAAGTGCGATGAGAATAAACAAAATGAATAACAGATGTAACTATGCTCAACTCAAACCATCTTTCATCCATACATTCATGAACATCAATATCAAATCACGGTAACATCTCTCCCTCACTGATTTCTAGTGCCCAAATCCCTCTCTCCAGTAATTCCAAAAAAAATCTCTCCTTCTAATACCTTCCAATTTCAAAATTAGCCATCATGACCATGCTACAGGCCCTTCCCAATACAAAACCATGATAGCATAACATGCATGGGTCTAACAGCAAGAGACCTTACGTTACCTCTTTCTTtcccctttttccttttcttttttcttttttttactctttttttgtttttttgttttggttttgttgttttgttgtttttttttattaaactataatgagagacgtaaaacaaaaaatggagctgtaataatataaaggaaaataatgtaataatcaaaataataagcccaaataaacaaataaataataaaaaaataaaataaataaataattagttttcttcaaactaaaacatatttttttcttttcttttcttaattatttacttatttatttttctcaattgaactttaattatttaattaattttttattttttcattactcGGACGAAATTGTGTGTTGACATTATAgatccaatttttttattggacctagattaaatttaaagtggattttaaaaaatcaatctaTGATCATGCGTTAACTGTTCAAACAAAGCCaacttatttttaagaaaaagaaaaaccattGTAACTCCAAGGTTTTGAATTCTCTTAGCTATATAAATACCGATAATTTATGAGATAGACGGAAGGAACATCTCTCTTATGATTGAGCTCAACAAAATgccataagaaaaaaataaaaacttaaaaggaTTTAAAGGAAAAGTTAAGAAATTTTCAAAGTTAAGGCAAAAACAAGACATTTTAAAACATATCTTCATAACTTGATACACCGATAGGATTAGCATTGTTGTTAAATATATCATACGTGGCTTCAGATCTTAAAATTTGTGTggattttgttttctgtttacTCATTATTGACTATTATATCTCAACAGTGTTATGAGATTCCAAATAAGAATGATTAGTAACTTAGATATTTCATTGTGCCTAAATAACTTAAAGTAGATGTATAAGACAAAACAATTATCTAGTACTTTAGTTCTCTTTCAAATTTTGTGTATGTAGTAAGTATTAATAATAGACATGTTAATATAAACATCTCTTGTATCACAAAtaacgatatatatatatatatatatatatatatatatatatatatatatatatatatatatatatatatatatatatatatatatatatatatatatatatatatatatatatatatatatatatatatatatatatatatatatattacttattatacATCAATTACAAAATAACGTTTAAAAGAATAACATTTATGTATATCTATGAATTTCTTAGTTGTTAACTTATTCTAAACATTTGTATTTAAGTATAAATAGAATAACAACAAACTTACTTCATTTAATGCAATTACATGTGCATGAGTATTGTTCACGCGGATAGAAAATAAGGTGCAAAACATGTTTGGTTCAAATGATTTGCATGGAATTGAATTGTTGATTTGCATGTGAGTTCCAAATTTTGGCACTCTCTCAACTAAAGAGATATGCAAGGAAAGTCACCTCATCACCTCAAATTTACGTGATTCTCCATGTTATTTAatctattaatatatattataataattatatatatgtaattaatatttattttttaataataataaaattattattattataataataataattattattattattattattatataatcatagtattatttttattgtaataattatattattattattattattagtgagaaaaaaaattcaaataaatgtgattttgtaatatgttatatacattttttttaaatcaattaattacataaaatgaaataaatttaaatacaattagagatttttttttgtttgtgaaaTTAAATagtgtatattttatattatttcaggttattgttgagaatattaataaattatttcaggttattaatgatattatctataaattatatatattttttaattttaaataacaattttaatgtcatttttcCAATTTACAATGAAGGATAAAATGGTaatcatacaatttaatttattaaaaataaaaatttattaaattttaccaATCACATCATACACAAACTTTTTACTCATATATACtcaaattatattatcttttccTTAATCCAAACAACCCCATCTTCACCTACAAATCAACTTAAATCAACGCAAATTCATTCCTCCAAATCCACACTCCAATCCAAACATAGTATAAAAGTAATAGCTTATatcaaataagaataatattttattatgcaaACTACACTTGTTTCACAAAACCCATGATACGGGTTGGCGTGAcgaattgtaatttattttctctattaaaacataattattaaatgcaTTTGAAGTGTCCAAAGAATTGAGTTTAAGTTTAAACAACATTCAAATAAGAAATAGGAAAGTTTAAATTAACCAAGATGTAAATTCAACATTTGATTacattataaaattcaaaataacattagttattttcattaattattcttaTGAGACCGAAAACACTTTTTAAAGATCTTCAACTTCACACACGTTCCATGTTATAGCTTTACACCTCCATGCTGAGACGTTTTGAGTACTTGCCCCTTCAGAACTAAAAGCGAAATGTGTGACATTTCAACTCTAAGTTAGTCAAGTACGTTAGATAGCAATAAATGCAGTAAATGACTAACGTATTAATTATCTTGTAAACAGTACTATTTATAAACATTCTAGGTTTATAGGTCCTTACCTAATTTGGCTTGATTTATAAAGATAATTGTCAAGAtcaattcttttaataatattagtaaaatgattTAACTCTTAACCTTGTTTATACAAGAAATAACAAGATTGATATGATCTTGGGTACCACTAG carries:
- the LOC114175388 gene encoding zinc finger protein CONSTANS-LIKE 15-like produces the protein MLLCDYCHTKPALLFCRPDSAKLCLLCDHHVHAANALSLKHVRFQICDTCNTDTATVRCSAHNLILCHACDLDAHAHAPASLHHRHRLLGLSGCPSLPEIASALGLDLRLRHANCRDEVYQQVLEVARTRNENDFAPAETQEFRLEPANDVVDEMLLQQTPFTSLLGMPDSQSEFDAAKTNDNGYGVEAGDLLWTFDPNYQSPQVWDFELQKSRGCDEPRVVTFDGLEVPTSFQDMHNINYSTTGDDILSRNNQSDQSSSSHAKKKEESNKKARGGLSSESKLLESIPYSGTNKVVVMEHLVGGNANVNTLKARVSLEELAKNRGNAMLRYKEKKKSRRYDKHIRYESRKARADTRKRVRGRFVKASDVQAG